The Anas platyrhynchos isolate ZD024472 breed Pekin duck chromosome 32, IASCAAS_PekinDuck_T2T, whole genome shotgun sequence genomic sequence gggtgctgggggtgttggtgtcctggagcacagaaacagagccgtgtgctgcctcctgccccatgtGCTGCCCCACTGACTGACAGACCATGGGGCACCAACATCAAGGGGTGGAGAGAGCCCAGAGCCTGAGGCATCCGTTCTGGggtgagaagagaaatgtgagagctgggctgggtgagAAGGGGAGGatgcactgctggcagtgctctgggcAGCACTGGCAGGAGGAGCATGGGGCAGCGGAGTCCATCACCGTGCTGTCAGCCACCTCCCAGCAGGGCACAGGCTGTGCTATTGCTCTGTGGGGCAGAGATGGAGCAGCGCCATGGGGAGGGGAATGGGGAAATTGGTGCAGGGTCTGCACTGGGACATGACCCAGGGACCAAAGGGGCACAAGGGCTGTCTCCAAAGGGATGGTGCGAGGCTGACTCTGTCCCAGACCATCTCCATGGGGatgctgccctccctggggatgTGGCCTCAGTGCCAACACAACacagtggggctgtgctgtggggacagccctgtgctggcctAGAGAATGGGGTGAGGGAGCCCAGTGGGGtcctgtccctctctgcccatccccagaccagccctgcctctgtccccaggctctgggagagctggggagccctTCCCTGAGGCCGTGTACGAGGAGATCACTTACAGCCTGGCGTGGGAGAAGCGGCCGAGGTTCAGTCTCTCAGGTGGGTGCAGGTAACCTGCGGGGGCACATCTGCTGTGTCCATTCTCCCTGTCTCAGaccagggctgtgccctgcagctcctgcccatggTCCCTGAAATGGTTGGACCATAGGGTCTGTGGGAGAGCATCCAGGTGTTGGCCCCCACAGAGGAGCTTCCTCCacaccagctctgcccatccCAGAGGAGACAGTCcctctctgcttctccctgcaCCTTATTGAGTGCCAAGGGTTAAGCAAAGGGCTGTCCCAGGGCAACTCTGGGAACCTCTCTGGGAAGTGCCTTGTCCCAAGGGAACTGGTCtcctccccatgcacccccagctctgtgggtgcccatccccagcagtgctgatcaccagtcagggcagcagggctcatcccacagcacccactgcagctctctgcagcctccttttcAGAGGGGTCCCTGACCCATCTGCAGCCCTACCCCAGGCacatgaggaggaggatggtcTGGGGCCACACCCAGGGATAAgaggtgggaggggggggggaaggcctCCATTTCTCCTCTCTGCAGACAGACCAGACTGACAGCAGTGCCACCGAGTGTTATCATCAGAGCTGGAAGCATGAAGGCTCTGCTGTGACCctgacaccagcagcatgtcagccctgtgtccccacacACCCTCCCATCCTCTGCTCTACAGAACATCTCTTCTCATTGCCaccaccttccctctcctttcagatGTCCCTGTCCTGCCCGGAGGTTACCCAGCGGATGgctatgatgatgctggggAGGTTTCTGACCCTGGGGATGATCCTGTCCCTGGGCAGAGGGACTGGGAAGTGCCCAGGACACCAGAGGAAGGAGATGGGCTGAGGCATGCAGTCACAGGTGAGAGGGCAATGCAGCACTGCCACTTCCTAGGTGCCAACCCCAGGCCTAGGAGAATCCATGCCATATTGAAAGCCTGATCATCCATGGAGAACCTGTCCTGGGATATTTAGTGGGGGCTGGGAGAATGGGCCGAATGTCTCAGGCTGGTGAGGACGAGGAAAGTGATATACAGCCCGAAGGGGCACCCCACAGACCcaaccacagcagcctgccttgatGCTTACAGGGGGAAGCCTGCACTCCCGGAGAAGTGCTGGGGTCCCTGGAGCTGATGGAGACACCTCGTCACCTTTCCTGGGGACCACAGGCTATGACGATGTTGAAGAGGTGTCTCTGGCATATCCCCATGAGGACACCCAGGATGTGACACCAGAGCCCCGTGCACAAGAGTTCCAGAGCCCcaggccagcagagcccagccctgctgagcagctgggtgcagctgggagggaggagagctcaGTGCCACTGGGAGAGCCGTGAGTGCCAGGGAATGGTCTCCCttttccagcaggcagcagacacACATGGGTATTTCCCCTCTTGGTATTCCCCTGTTTTTATGCTGTGTGTTGGTATTTCCTCATATTAAAACCCTCTGTGGGGCTTTGTCCCTGATCCTGTGCTTCCCTGACCATGTATCCGGGAGTCTTCCTGAGGCTGAtggaggggagcagagctgagaaACACAGCAGTTGGGGAGGGTCCCGTCATAGGGTCAGCAGGATCAGTGTCTGGCTGTGGGGCTGACAGAGCCCCTGGTCCCTGGACACTATTCCTACTGACAGAGACATTTCTGTCCTGCCAGCCACAGGCAGTTTCCAGGCAAAGTGGATCTCTGGGAAGCCCCATGAGGCACTCACTGGCAGTGTCCACCCTCTGCTGCCTTGGGCCCCCATGGAGCCCAAGGATGCCCAGCACCCACGGGCAGGGATACCTCTCTTGCAGGAGTAGAATAGGTAGAAAGGTGAGACCCTTGGGCAGGGCTTGGAATGCAGActgccctcccagctcctgctggtgggTCCCACAGCCTTCCAGCTCTTTCCAATTAGGcttctctgctgcaggctgggaggtgcttttggtagTGGGATGGTGGGCTGGAACACCTATTGGAGAATCTATTTAATCCCTTTGGGTCAGTTGTCCTGCCTGTGTGCATTGTCCTGCATACCCCCAACCTACATGTTGTAGGGACAGTATGAGAGATGGAGAACCCATTGGTATGGTTCAGCAGTAAGTGAAACACTGGTCTGTTAACAACGCTGCTTTGGTCTCAAACGCAAAACTCAACTCCATATGAGCTTCTCTAAGTAGAACCATAGAGATTGAAAGAGTTTCAAGGGGGAAATGAATCCTAGCACAGGAGCTAGAAGGACTCATCGAGAGAGCATTAACTATGATGGGGGAAGGGGATAAAACAGGGATCACCAGAGAAGTGCCTGGGGGAACAATGCTGAAGCTGAGGGAGGGGCAGATATCTCatctgaagtgcatctacaccaatgaaTGCAGCATGGccaacaaacaggaggagctggaagcgaTTGTACAACAGGCTAACTCTGACCTAGTTGCTGTAAGGAAGCATGGTGGGATCACTCCCACTGCTGGAGTACTGTGATGGACGGCTACAAGCTCTTGAGAAGGGATTGACAAGGAGGgaagggtggtggtgtggcGGCTCTTTATATTaaagagtgttttgatgttgaaGAGCTTGGGGTTGGGAATGGTAGAGTGTCTATGGATAGGAATCAGGGGAAAGGCCTGTAGGGGTGACGTcttggtgggggtctgttatatgATCGTATGACCAGACTGGTAGATGAGGTTTAGGAgttctttttgctttccatgTTTAGAGATAGGACAGAGTCTTAGAGGGAGGTTTTCGTGTTCTGCTTTGGGGAGCCAGCCAGAGTTTAGTGTAAGGGCTAGATTTTTggttaggtttttgtttgtttatttgtttttatggtgTTTTACTGGGTGAGGGCTGGTGTTAAGGCTGGCAATCTAATGCTAATGATTAAAAGCTAGGCTTTCTTGAGAGTTAAGACTAATGCTAAAAGGTAACATGTCTGGGGTTTGACTTCAAGGTAGGATTTGAGGATGGGGATTAGAGCAATGAATTCTTACCAGGGTGCGGGATTTAGAGTAGCTGTAGGTGTTAAGGTTACTGGTTAGAAATATTACCAGGACATAACTTGAATATTTTTCAAGTGAGTGTTGCAGAAGCATCAGCCTTACGTGAACCCCTATCACTGCCTCCtaatccttcctttctcttagcCAAACCCCTCTTCTTTCCCCTAAATCTCCCACCTTTATTCTTCCAGCTTTCCCCTGGCCTCATCAAATGTGTCACCCTGTTGGGGGCAACTTTCTGATTACCtttatgacctcagaggctctgcctctgtgctgttggccagccaggtgctgggacacaagtgacctcacagccagtATCCACAGGGCTACAaagagctgttgtgctcaggaggcCTCTTCTCAGCCCACCCAGGAGCACTGGTTGCAGGGAGTGCCCTGCACAATCCCTCAGATACTCTGCCTGCCAACCAGCTCATGCTTCAGAAGGCCTCCCACATGTCCAGAGTAATTTTTCCTCATGTAGCCTTTATCAATTCCAGGGCATCCTGAAGAAAATGGACGCCTCTCTGTAGAAAAGTGATCCAAGAACTGCTTTCTCACTTTCTTCTGCACAGCTAAAATGACACATGTTTACACCAGCCATCAGCCTGAAGGTGGCACATCAGGTCCTCAGGCAGAAGTGCCCCGACACCCACCTGCCCAGccatgggcctcctgctgcctcctgacgtcctgaggcagagctgacctCAGCAGAGCATCCCCACCCATCTCTTCATTGATTCCTATGAGCTGACCAGACCTATGTCACCCCAGACCTATGTcacctcccctgcctcctccaagACCAAGTGATTGCTGCAGAACCTCTCAAGCCCTGCCCAGCCTCGTGGGGCCAAATCCCTTCATTTACATCATAAGAGTGCAGGAATGAGGGATTTGAGGTTTGGTTGTTCACTTTAGAGTTTAGGGATTGTATTTTAACTTCCAAGTTTAGGAACTGGGCAAGGTCTTAAAGGGAGGCATTATCAAGTCCAACTTATTTCCAATGTGAGGAgaagttttggggtgattcacTCGATCCAGAGTATGAAATTTCACTGGttgaataattaataattttccCAGTCCCTGCCTTGTGTTGCACAGTTCTCCTTTGTCTGTGGAACACAAATAATGATCATATTTCTCTCTGGACATCTGTATCATTTTATCATCATTAGTAGACATCATCAGTAAAACAAAgtaagagtaaaaataaaaggaaaacaaaatgaaaactgtatCTCGGTCTGTAATGAGTCGCATTATCAGTGATATGCAGAGGACAGTAACTatattgcttctgaaaaacaccCAGACATCACTTTCCACACAGCATCCTTCAGCACctgattcctcatgctgtagatgagggggttcactgctggagttaacactgagtacagaactgccagtaAAATATTCAGGGATGAGGAGGACATGGATGGGGGTCTCAAGGAGGCAAATGCGCCAGTGCTGATgtacagggagaccacagccaggtgagggaggcatgtggaaaaggctttgtgccgtccaGGCTCAGAGGatatcctcagcacagccctgaagatctgcacgtAGGAGtaaagaatgaaaggaaaacacactAAAAGTGAACATGCAGTGAAAACAATaagcccaacttctctgaggtacacatctgagcaggagagcttgaggatctgaggaagttcacagaagaactggtccacagcattgccttggcagaatGGTAgcgaaaatgtattggcagtgtgcagcacagcattgagAAACCCactaccccaggcagctgctgccatgtaaACACAGGTTTTACCACATATGAtggtcccatagtgcaggggtttgcagatggcaacatagtgGTCATAAGCCATGACggtgagaagataaaactcTGCTGGAATAAAGACAGCAAACATAAAGACGTGGGCAGCACACCCTGGTaaggagatggtcctggtgtcccagagggagttGGCCATGGATTTGGGGGCAGTGGtagagatgcagcccaggtcaaggagggcgaggttgagaaGGAAGAAGTACATTGGGGTGTGGAGGTGatggtcgcaggctatggctgtgaggatgaggccgttgctcAGGAGgacagccaggtagatgcccaggaagagcccgaagtgcaggagctgcagctcgcgcatGTCTGTTAaagccaggaggaggaactctgttgggaagctgctgttggacatttgttGCATCTGGGCATGGTTGCCTGTCCATGGAGGAATAGAGAGTGACAAGTTAGAGAGACTTTTCTGAGCAAAAACTAAACCTTATTTCATAGAAATCCTCCTCACCAAGACTGCATTCTCACTGCATCTTCATCTGAAGAAGACTTGGTCCTGCCTAGAGCTCTACATCTCTCGACCTAAGGGTGCCACAGAGACCATGCAGATCCTCTTTAGACTCAGCAAGGGTTAGTACTGCCAAACAGTATATGGTAAAGAGCACCAGGAATGGATCTCAGGCATCCGCTGGCCAGAGGCATCTCCCTCTTTATAAGTGCTGAGAAGGAGTTCCAACAATCCCACAAGAAACAAGGAAGGTTGTGTTGGTGCTCTCTGTAGGCTAAAGAGTGTGGAGTGAAATTGTGAGGTTCCTCAGACCTAAAGGTCCCTTTCAGTATAATGCTCTATGAATTTCAGTCCCTTCTATAATCCTGACAACAGCATTGTCATCCCCCTGTCTGCCCTCTAAAACAGGAAATTGAAAGCAGAGACCTCAGAGAGTGCCTTTCCTTCAGGTATGGCAGGTGTTGTTCTTCCCTTTCAAGAATCTCCCCTGAAGATGTCCTGTGGGTGCTGTGGAGctctgagcaggctgccccaggaagCAGCCTCTTAGCACCTGCAGGAACCacctgccctgtcctgccctgaTAGGGGGGTTTCCTTCCACCAAAATCTTCTCCCCACAGTGCCTCAGGCAGCTCCcggggcaggctgagtgctgagcctggcaggcggcagaagccctgccccagcacacagcccctggggcacagcagggaccctgctctgcaccacagccctggacacccctgcctgcaccccagctgcacagcctgcagccagccttgTGGGAAGGAACCCTCATGTcctgtccctctgacagctttggCAGGTAATCCCTGCTCTAGAGCTTTTCACTCTTCTCTTATACAAAGAAACTGCAAGTGTTCTTGTGAAAAATCCCATAGGCTGTGGCATGtgccagcaaatctggagattggcacaggaacaacagctgcattgccctgcagccacagacttaccctgttcagggctgtgaagatttctcctgcagtgagctctcagcatcccccctccacactgcctttaacatctccctcccttctctcagccacccttgtcccctgcatgcaatgcccccagccctgctgtgctgtgcagaggagctgctcctgggcagagctgtctctctgcagtgctgcccgcttgccaggagctctccttgggcccaggagcccggcccagctcagcaccacagggagctcttgacaagtccctgggcctccaggAGAAATCAACTTTGAATCAGACTGATGCAATCCCTGATGTTTCCTCCCTTAGTTGAGGAGTGACACTTAGTGTCAGCAGTGTCATTTTTCCTATCATGAGAATTTTCATCAAAGAATCAGCTTGTCCTCTTTCACGTTTAGGCAGGACACCCAGCCTATGGCTGGCATGAATCACATTTTCCCAAGCTGAGGGAAGTGATCACAGGGAGCCAATTGATGCATCTCATACTGAATTTGATGTCCTAGGCCTGTAATGGAGCCCAGAACCTTCCATACCAGTCACAAATCCACACAATTTCCGATTTCTCTAAACTCTGTTCAGATATGTAAAAAATACTCTAGATTAAGCTCCCATGGTAATTACAGGAGATAGAGAAGAGTGGTGAGTAGttcaaatcatagaatatctcaagttggaagggacccacaaggatcacatccaactcctggcaccacacggGTCTACctaaaattttagaccatgtgactgagtgcacagtccaaacgctttttaaactctgacaggcttggtgcactgactacttccctggggaactAGTGGGTTGTCCAACCACTGTTCTGTACTTGTATGCTGCTCACCTGGGATCCTCACTAAAAGTCTTTTATTCTTCTTCCTCACACCCCTTGGGATGTGGGACCCCACAATTTCAGGGTAGTGACTGCCAGGGCTGACACGGATCATCACATCCCTGACCAGCTCTCTCTGGCATGCAGGTATCAGATCCGGGTTTGTGTTTACTCTgttggcccacctggcagctggACCTAGAAGCTATTTCAAGACGCTCTAGAAAGTacagccaggcccaaagagtcgtggtaaacggagtcaagtccagttggaggccagtcactagtggcgttccccagggctcggtgctggtgccggtcctctttaacatcttcatcaatgatctggacgagggcattgagtgcaccctcagtaagtttgcagatgacaccaagctatgcacatgtgtcgatctgctcaagggtaggaaagctctgcaggaggatctggataggctgcaccgatgggctgaggtcaactgcatgaagttcaacaaggccaagtgccgggtcctgcacctggggcgcaataaccccaaacagagctacaggctgggagaggagtggttggagagctgccaggcagagaaggacctgggagtgatggtggacagtcagctgaatatgagccagcagtgtgctcaggtggccaagaaggccaacggcatcctggcttgtatcagaaacagtgtgaccagcagggctagggaggtgatcgtccccctggactcggctctggtgaggccgcacctcgagtattgtgttcagttttgggcccctcgctacaagaaggacatcgaggtgcttgagagggtccagagaagggtgacgaagctggtgaggggcctggagaacaagtcctacgaggagcggctgaaggagctgggcttgttcagcctggagaagaggaggctcaggggtgaccttatcactctctacagataccttaaaggaggctgtagcgaggtgggggttggcctgttctcccacgtgccttttgacaggacgagggggaatgggcttaagttgcgccaggggagttttaggttagatgttaggaagaacttctttaatgaaagggttgtgaggcactgtaacaggctgcccagggaggtagtggagtcaccatccctggaagtctttaaaagacgtttagatgtagagcttagggatatggtttagtggggactgttcgtgttaggttagaggttggactcgatgatcttgaggtctcttccaacctagaaattctgtgattctttgattctgtgattctgtacctGTACTGTTTCCACAGAGCTCTGTTCCCCTTCTGGAAAATGGCAGGAATGATAAAAAACCCTCAGCGAGACCCACACTCATGCATCCAGAGACTTCTTTGGGGTGCTTAACAATGACTATGTCCGCTTGGTTGCCCTGGCTGCAGGTTCTTTTTCTCCTACCATGCTATCCCTTCTCTGCCCCCTTCTCTGATTGGCACCCACAAGGGCTCACGGAACTTTTCACAATGTCACATAAAGGAGCTCCATATATCCAAGAAGCTTCAATGAGGAAATCTAACTCTGGATCATTCCAGCCTGTCTGTCCTGAAGTCTGTATCCACCCACTGAAGGATCCCATAGCTGCATGTCCTGTCCCACCATGCCTTGGCAGTGACTCCATGGATGTCAGAAATCACAGGCTGCAGCTTGTTCTGATCTGTGCTCCTGGCTGAGGGTGTCGGTACATCTTTGGGCTGTCACATCTCAGCTGTTGGACGATGCCTAACTCTGCCTGCTGTCTGCAATGACAACGAGAAACAGAGCTGGGATGAGCAGCTCTAGCAAGAAATGGGTTTGCTTTTGGCCTATCTCTGCATCCCCTGTGGGCCATTGGTGGAGGTTATGCAGCTCTCCAAGAATCTCAAGGTACTGCTGAGAGGCACACTCTGAAAATGGTTGGTCTGTTCTTTGACAGATACATAAAGGGATAAGTAAAggatggaggagagagaaaggagttTGAGAGCACAGGCACATGAGTGGAGTGTCCTACGTCTACTAAATTAACAGGTTCCAACAATTCCCTTGTAGGTAGAGGGGCCTTACTGAGACATCTTGATAGATTGGAATGGTGGTCAGTCACCTAccatttaaaatttaacaagAACTAATGCCAGATGCTGCACATCAGACAGTGTATTCCTGGACATACATATAGATTGGGGGATGAGTGGATGGAACATAACCCTGCAGAAAGAGATCTGGGGGCTGTGGTTCATGGTAAGCTCAGGATGAGTTAACAATGTTCTCTGCAGTGACCATGGTCGAGTTGAtcctgcaggagggcagcataGCTGACAAATAGCAAGCTCACAACTCTGGTCTTTGGGAGAGCAGTCTTTGGCCTCTTCAATATCTGCTCGGAAGAACACTGTGGGATAAGATCCTGGAGAAAAGAGCAGTCCAACAAAGATTGTTAATATTCCAGGATAACCTCCTACAACATCAATAACAGTACATCCCAGGAAAGATGAAATCAGGCAAAAATGGCAAGAGGCCTGCATGGAGGAACCAGGAGATCCAGGCCAAACTCCAACCCAGAAGAGAAGCATAGCAACACTGGAACAGATAACATGAGAGGAATACAGAGGCCTTGTGTGGGCATGTAGGGATCAATATCGGAAAGCTAAAACCTGACTCTAATGGAATTTGTCCACGGATGTCTACGGCAGTAAGAAGGGCTTCTGGAAGTACATAGGTGACAAAAGAAAGGTTCTGCAATATGTGGATCCACTGCTGAATGAGGCCCAGGATCTGTTGACACAGGACAGGGAAAAGACAAGAGGTGCTGAGTtccttcttcacctcagtcAGTACAGGCAAGGCTGCCCTTTGAGAATCCCAGGTCacaaagaaaggggaaagtctGGGGCAAGGAAGATGTACACTTGGTGGGAGTGGGTCAGGTCAGGGCATACTAGACCAAATGGGATACACAAGTCTATGGGAACTGATGGGATTCACCCATGAGagcagagggagctggctgatgtcctTGCAAGGTCACTCTCTTGGTCATCTGGGATCAGTCCTGCTGACCAGGAGAAGCACCCCAAGACTGGAGGAAGGCATATGTACTTCCTAGCTGCAAGAAGGGCAAGGATGAGAGCCCAGGGAAGTACAGGGTGTTCAGGCTCCACTCCATCCCTGTGAAGACGATGGAGCAGTTCATCCTGGAACCCATTTCCAGGCTcaggaaagacaagaaaatcaTCTGGAGCAGCTGGGACATCTTCATATAGGGGAGGCCACGCTTGACCAATTTGGACATGAAATGTCCATGCTGAAATGACTGACCTGGCAGAAGAAGGCCGAGCAGTGGTTATAGATCTCCTCTGACTTCAGTAAGGTTTTGTAGTGGACTAACCTGGAAgtagctaagcaccacacagcagctagTTTGGTCCCCCCACCCAGGGGGTCTAAAAGTGAGAAAGCTTGTGGGCTGAGATTAAGAGAGTTTAATAAGTAAAGCAAGAACTCTGAACACGtgcaaagtaaaatgaaaataaaataatgaaatgaaatgaaataataaaataaaataaaataaaataaaataaaataaaataaaataaaataaaataaaataaaataaaataaaataaaataaaataaaatgtaataaaaagaacTCGTTATTCTCTACTTGTCATTGACAAGCAGAAGTTCAGCCATTTGCAAGAAAACCATGTTTCATCAAGTGTAACCATTAGTTGCAAAGGAGGATGTAATATTTCTCAATATTCCTCACAccatgaataaaagaaaaatacagactttttttagtgtttcttcAATAGCTCAATAAATGcctatctttttatttctgtctccGCTCAGCATAATAGACACATCAACTTagtagagcaggtccagagcaAGGCTACAAAATCtttcagagggctggagcaggtCTGTTATGTAGAGAGTCTGGGAGAATTGGGGTTTGTCaagatggaaaagagaaggctccagggagaccttacagcaacCTTCCATTACCTAATAcgggcctacagaaaagctggggagggacattTTATCAGGTAATGTAGTGACAGGAAAAGAGGTAACGGCTATAAAACTAAAAGAGAAAagttttagattagatattagacATTCACTTACTGATGAACCACGTAAGCAGAGCATCAAGGGTTTCTGTTTCTCATACTGCCCCCCATGACATGTGGGTTGAGAGCGTGCAAGATATTGTGATGGGACACAGTCAGAAAAGCTAACGTAAAGAGATCAAATTGCTGTTCCCCACCATTCAGCCCTCCGTGCAGCCCACTACCCCACTACCAAAAGCATGCCATGGACAACCAACACACCTTCTGTAAAGAGAGGATGGGAGAGTTCAGATTGCTTAGTATTGAGAAGACAAGACTCCGTGAGAAATTATTGTAGGTTTCTACAAGCAGAAGCAGATGTAGGTTTACATAAAGAGAACCTGCCCATGTGTGTAGTGATGAAGTGAAGGGAAGCAgaatgaggagaggagaggagaggagaggagaggagaggagaggagaggagaggagaggagaggagaggagaggagaggagaggagaggagaggagaggagaggagaggagaggagaggagaggagaggagaggagaggagaggagaggagaggagaggagaggagaggagaggagaggagaggagaggagaggagaggagaggagaggagaggagaggagaggagaggagaggagaggagaggagaggagaggagaggagaggagaggagaggagaggagaggagaggagaggagaggagaggagaggagaggagaggagaggagaggagaggagaggagaggagaggagaggagaggagaggagaggagaggagaggagaggagaggagaggagaggagaggagaggagaggagaggagaggagaggagaggagaggagaggagaggagaggagaggagaggagaggagaggagaggagaggagaggagagagaggagaggagagagagagagagagagaagagaagagaagagaagagaagagaagagaagagaagagaagagaagagaagagaagagaagagaagagaagagaagagaagagaagagaagagaagagaagagaagagaagagaagagaagagaagagaagagaagagaagagaagagaagagaagagaagagaagagaagagaagagaagagaagagaagagaagagaagagaagagaagagaagagaagagaagagaagagaagagaagagaagagaagagaagagaagagaagagaagagaagagaagagaagagaagagaagagaagagaagagaagagaagagaagagaagagaagagaagagaagagaagagaagagagaagagaagagaagagaagagaagagaagagaagagaagagaagagaagagaagagaagagaagagaagagaagagaagagaagagaagagaagagaagagaagagaagagaagagaagagaagagaagagaagagaagagaagagaagagaagagaagagaagagaagagaagagaagagaagagaagagaagagaagagaagagaagagaagagaagagaagagaagagaagagaagagaagagaagagaagagaagagaagagaagagaagagaagagaagagaagagaagagaagagaagagaagagaagagaccTTCAAAGACCAa encodes the following:
- the LOC140000471 gene encoding olfactory receptor 14C36-like; translation: MYFFLLNLALLDLGCISTTAPKSMANSLWDTRTISLPGCAAHVFMFAVFIPAEFYLLTVMAYDHYVAICKPLHYGTIICGKTCVYMAAAAWGSGFLNAVLHTANTFSLPFCQGNAVDQFFCELPQILKLSCSDVYLREVGLIVFTACSLLVCFPFILYSYVQIFRAVLRISSEPGRHKAFSTCLPHLAVVSLYISTGAFASLRPPSMSSSSLNILLAVLYSVLTPAVNPLIYSMRNQVLKDAVWKVMSGCFSEAI